TATGTCAGCCAGGTAAGAAGAATGGCGCAGCAGGCGGAGGCGGCGGGGCTGAATATTGATTATTTTCCGACAAATTTTGTTGTGCAGGAGGAGCTGCTCTATTACATTGATTACGAGTGCAATCAGTATATGGAAGAGTGGAGCTTTGAAAACTGGGGGAAAAACTACTGGTCCCGGACACCGGAATTTATGGAGTATCTCAAAAACCATCCATAGAGGATTTTCCGGAACTGATGAGGGAACCAAAGCAAATTTTCGCAGAAAGTATAACAGTGAAAAACAGTAGAAAACAGTGGAAAGGGAGCAGTATGCTGGAGATAAGGACAGAAAAGATTTCTGAGCAGCGGGAAACAGAAAATGTAGTGCGGGAGGCTTTCTGGAATGTTTACACGCCGGGCTGCGTGGAGCCTTACCTGGCGCATCAGATGCGCGGCTGCGCGGGTTTTCTGCCGGAGCTGGATCTGGTCGCGGCAGAGGACGGGAAAATTATCGGACAGGTTATGAATGTAAAATCCTGCATTTCAGGGGATGATGGAGAATGCTTTGAGGTGGTCACGCTCGGCCCCATCGCAGTGCTGCCGCAGTATCAGAAAAGAGGCATCGGTGCAGGGCTGATAGCTGAGGTAAAAAAGCTTGCCGGGCGGATGGGCTGCCGGGCGATCATTCTCTGCGGCAATCCGGAATATTATGCAAAACAGGGCTTTGAGCCTGCGGAGCGCTACGGCATCCGCAACGCGGAAAATATGTTCGCGGATGCCCTGCAGGTATACGGCTTGTATGAGGGCGCGCTGGAGGGGATCGCCGGGAAATACTTTGAAAATGAAATATACAATGTCGACGCGGATGCGGCAAAGAAATTTGACGGAAGCTTTCTGCCGAAGGAGCTGCTGGATAACACCCCTTCGCAGAAAGCCTTTCTGGAAATCGCCGGACGCTGCCGCCCATGCGAGGGAAAATGACGCCGCCTGCGCAGGCAGACATGCTTCTGCGAAGGGAAATAACGCCGCCTGCGCAGGCAGACATGCTTCTGCGAAGGGAAATAACGCCGCCTGCGCAGGCAGACATGCTTCTGTGAAGGAAAATAACACTGTCTGCACCGGCCGGGCAGGCATCCGCAGCGGGAAAATGGCGGAAGAGCCCTGCTGTGCCAGCGATTTGGTATGTCTGTAGAAAAAGAAAGAGAGGAAGAATCATGCGTTTTCGCCCATGTATCGATATTCATAACGGAAAGGTAAAACAGATTGTTGGCGGGTCGCTCTGCGACGAGGGGGACCGGGCAGAAGAGAATTTTGTATCGCAGGCGGACGCCGCGTTTTATGCGGAGTTCTATAAGAAAGACAACCTTCGCGGCGGTCATATTATATTACTGAATCCGGAGACGTCGCCGTATTATGACGCGACCAGGGAGCAGGCGCTGCGGGCGCTCGCTGCATGGCGTGGCGGGCTGCAGATAGGCGGCGGCATCCGGGACGATAACGCCGCCTTCTGGCTGGAGCACGGGGCGTCGCATGTGATTGTGACCAGCTTTGTGTTCAGAGACGGCAGGCTGCACTATGAAAATCTTGAAAAAATGATGCGTGCGGTGGGAAAAGAGCACCTTGTACTGGATTTAAGCTGCCGGAAGCGGGACGGGCAGTATTATATCGTGACAGATCGCTGGCAGAAGTTTACAGATGTGATTCTGACGGAACAGGTACTTGACGACCTATCCGGATACTGCGATGAATTTCTCATCCATGCCGTCGACGCGGAGGGCAAAGCGCGGGGCATTGAGACGGAGCTTGCCGGACTGCTGGGAAGCTGGGCGAAGATCCCGGTGACTTATGCGGGCGGCGTTGGAAGCTTTGCAGATATCGAGGCGCTTGGCCGTCTCGGACGCGGAAAAATCGACGTCACTATCGGAAGTGCGCTGGATTTGTTCGGGGGAACAATGGCGTACCGCGAGGTGCTGGCGTTTCTGGAGGCGACTCATGGCTAAACGCCATATGACAAATCCCAGAAGCATCTGCTTACATGCTGCCGGCATGACGCATCTGTTTCTGGTATTTGCCGCATAGCTGAGTAGTTGGTTAAAATTTTGTGAAATATGACAAATACGATTGAAAAATCAGACAAATCATGGTATTCTTATACTATGACGGAGGCGGAAGGAGGGAACATTTCAGCCGCTTCCGGAAGGAAAATTGACGGAAAAGGAGTGATTGTATGAGATTTACTATCAGCGGAAAAAACATCGAGATTACGGAGGGGCTCCGGACCACTGTTATGGACAAGCTTGGCAAGCTGGAGAGATATTTTACTCCTGACACTGAAATCATCGTTACCATGAGTGTCGAAAAAGAGAGACAGAAAATTGAAGTCACGATTCCGGTAAAAGGCAATATTATCCGGTCGGAGCAGGTGAGCAACGATATGTACGTGTCGATTGACCTGGTGGAGGAGGTAATCGAGCGGCAGCTGCGCAAATATAAAAACAAATTAATCGCAAAGCACCAGGAGGGCAGCAACTTCCGGCGCGAGTTTATTGAAAAGGAAGAAACAGTTGAACCGGAAGAGGTGAACATCATCCGCACCAAGCACTTTGGCATCAAGCCGATGTATCCGGAAGATGCCTGCATCCAGATGGAACTGCTCGGACATAATTTCTTCGTATTCTGCAATGCGGAGACAGAGGAGGTAAATGTCGTATATAAGCGCAAGGGCAACACCTACGGGCTGATAGAACCGGAGTTTTAGATTTGCCGGATAAAAGATATATATAAATTATAAATAACGCCCGCATATTATTGGAATATGCGGGCGTTTAAAACTGCCGCAAAGGGAAAAATGCAAATTAAGCGGGAGCATCTTTTAAAATAATTCCGGCTCAGTCTTTAATCCGCGACCTTTATCAGACACGTTTTTCCACGGAATGCCGCGCCATAACATAGCACGGTCTTATATCCTTCAAGTTCAAGGTTCTTCTTGTACTGCTCCTTTTCAATCTGCTCCAGCGCATCCGCACACGCCTTTTCCAGGTTGTTCCCGTTTTCTTTTTTTCCAGACCATTTCACTTCAATCACAAGCGCGCGCCTGCGCCGCTGTTCTTTTATAATGACATCCGCCCGTCCGGTTCCGGCTTCTGAATTTGACTTCACTGCATATCCCGCGCCCAGGAACATACCTGTGACCATCGCATGATAGTAATCTTCTTTATAGTCAAAGTAACTGATTGTGTCAAACAGGATGTCTGTGATTTCCTGCGTCAGCTTTTTTGCGTCGCCGCCCCACCAGGCTTCAAACAGGGCAGTGCGGTCCTGTGCTGCAATTTTTTCCTCGAACCACTTTTTTATTGTACCGCTGAACACAGATTTCACTTCTTCATTTGGGATGCGCAGCGCCACTTTTCCATCCTCCGGCTGCATTCCCTCCGGAAGTTTCTCTGGCGGAACCTGTGTCAGATATCCTGTCAGATACAGGATGCTCCAAAGGTTATCCTCTGTGGAATGGGCAATATCGTAGGTCAGGTCCTCGCGGACCGGCTCCTGGATTACGCCTCCGGCGAGCAGGGTCTCAAATTTGTCGTTGACATTGATCTGCGGATGGTCGATAAAACGCCGGATAATATTGTTGTGGCTCGTATCGATCCAGTAGTTTTCCGGCTTTGCAGTCCGGTCAGTCAGCAGCGCATCTACATGATTGATTACATCCCAGGGGCAATATATTTCTTTGCCACCGAAATTGTATCCGTCATACCATTTTTTCATCTCAGGCAGTGCATCCCGTAATTCAGCAGCATCCAGCAATGCGGTCACTTCTGCTTCACTAAACCCAAAACAATCCCGGTATTTTTTATTGGAAACCGAATTGGAGATGAAATTGTTTGCTCCTGTGAAGATACTCTCCTTTGCGATCCAGAGGCATCCGGTTATCACAGCAAACTTTAGGTTCGGATCAGACTTCCATGTCATACCAAGCAGACTGCGTATTACCTCCAGCATATCACCATAGTAATCATTATCGCTGGCTTTTGCTAACGGAACGTCATATTCATCAATGAGCAAAATCACTTCTTTGCCATAATGTGCTCTCAGCATACGAAGCAGTGTGTCTAATGCACACTGGACGTCTGTCATATCTGCTTCCCGGTTCTTTAAACGCAGAAAGACTTTTTTGTCAGTCTTGTCTGCACGTGGACTCGTCTCCAGATACGAGTGCTCAATGCAAAGTTTTGAGATGGTTTGTTCCAACAGCCCATACGCATTCCTAAATGTTCTTCCATCCACATCTTTCAGCGTCAAAAACAGAACTGGCCACTGGTTCATCCATTTTTCGCAAAATATGGTGTCTTTTGTGATCTCAAGGCCCTCAAAGATTTTTTTAGTATCTTTCCGGATATCAAAAAATTCAGCCAGCATACTCATCATAAGAGTCTTTCCAAAGCGGCGTGGTCTGGTAATTAAATTTACATCGAATGTCCGATCCAGAAGTTCCTTAATGAATCCGGTCTTATCGATATAGTAGCAATTATTTTCCCGCACCTTTGCAAAATTATCAATGCCATATGGCAGATTCACTTTTGCCATTTTATCCACACTCCTTTCCTGGCTGTCCGGATTTCTTTAATGTTTATCATACCATAAAACTTCCCATGTAGTAAGAGGGATTACAGATAAATTCTCTGAAAGCAGAATTGCTGAAAAAAATTATTGTGTAAATGCCGCAAAGGTGATAGAATAATCGGTAGTGTATTTAAAAATAAACAGATGCATCCTATCTGTAGAATACAGGAGTATTAAGAATGAGTGTTTTTACAAAGCTATTTGGAACCCACAGTGAGCACGAGCTGAAGCGGATCAAGCCGCTGGTGGACAAGGTGGAGGCGTTGCGCCCGACCATGCAGGCGCTGTCCGATGAGCAGCTCCGTGCGAAAACCGATGAGTATAAAAAGCGTCTGGCGGAGGGCGAGACGCTGGACGACCTGCTGCCGGAAGCATTTGCGACAGTGCGCGAGGCAGCGAAGCGCGCCATTGGTCTGGAGCCGTACCGCGTACAGATCATCGGCGGTATCATTCTGCACCAGGGGCGTATCGCCGAGATGCGTACCGGTGAAGGTAAGACGCTGGTATCCACGCTCCCGGCGTACCTGAACGCGCTGGAGGGCAAGGGCGTCCACATCGTTACGGTTAACGATTATCTGGCGCACCGCGATGCCGAGTGGATGGGCAAGGTACATGAATTTCTCGGTCTGACGGTCGGCTGTGTCTTAAACGACATGGACAACGACGAGCGCCGCAAAATGTATAACTGCGACATCACCTACATCACGAACAACGAGCTTGGCTTCGACTACCTGCGCGATAACATGGTCATCTACAAGGAGCAGCTTGTGCAGAGAGGTCTGCATTACGCCATCATCGACGAGGTCGATTCCGTACTGATCGATGAAGCGCGTACCCCGCTGATTATTTCCGGGCAGAGCGGAAAATCCACAAAGCTCTACGAGGTGGCGGACATTCTGGCGCGTCAGCTCCAGCGCGGCGAGGCGAGCGGCGAGGTCACAAAGATGTCGGCAATCATGGGCGAGGAAATCACCGAGACCGGCGACTTCATTGTCAATGAAAAAGATAAAATCGTTACCCTCACACAGCAGGGTGTGGAAAAGGTAGAGAAATTCTTCCAGATTGAAAACTTTTCCGATGCGGAGAACCTGGAGATCCAGCACAACGTCGATCTGGCGCTGCGCGCGAATTATCTGATGTTCCGCGACCAGGATTATGTGGTAAAGGACGACCAGGTTATGATCGTCGATGAATTTACCGGACGTATCATGCCGGGACGCCGCTACTCCGACGGTCTGCATCAGGCAATCGAGGCGAAGGAGCATGTGAAGGTAAAGCGTGAGAGCAAGACGCTTGCCACCATCACCTTCCAGAACTTCTTTAATAAATATGACAAGAAGGCGGGCATGACCGGTACGGCGCTCACCGAGGAAAAAGAGTTCCGTGACATCTACGGCATGGACGTTATCGAGATCCCGACCAACAAGCCAGTGGCGCGTGTGGATCTGGAAGACGCCGTTTACATGACGAAGAAGGAAAAATACAACGCGGTGGTCAATGCCATCGAGGAAGCCCACAAGAAGGGACAGCCGGTGTTGGTGGGCACCATCACGATCGATATATCCGAGCTGCTCTCCGGTATGCTGAAAAAGCGCGGCATTCCGCATAAGGTGCTGAACGCCAAGTTTCATGAGCTGGAGGCGGAAATCGTTGCCGATGCCGGCGTACACGGCGCAGTTACCATTGCCACCAACATGGCGGGGCGTGGTACCGATATCAAGCTGGATGACATATCCAGAGAGCTGGGCGGTCTGAAAATCATCGGTACGGAGCGTCACGAATCGCGGCGTATCGACAATCAGCTCCGCGGACGTTCCGGACGTCAGGGCGACCCCGGAGAATCCAGATTCTATATTTCGCTGGAGGATGACCTGATGCGTCTGTTCGGCTCCGAGCGTCTGATGGGCGTGTTCCGCTCCCTCGGCGTGGAGGAAAACGAGCAGATTGAGCATAAGATGCTGTCCTCCTCCATCGAGAAGGCGCAGGAGAAGATCGAGGGCAACAACTACGGTATCCGTAAAAACCTGCTGGAATATGACCAGGTAAACAACGAGCAGCGTGAGATTATCTATGCGGAGAGACGCCGCGTGCTGGACGGCGAGAACATGCGCGACGCCATCACGAAGATGATTAAAGACGTGATCGGACGCACGGTGGACCAGGTAATCGGCGACCACCAGGACAGCTCCGAATGGGATGTGAATGAGCTGAATTCTATCCTTCTGCCGACCATCCCGTTAAAGCCGCTGAAGCCGGAGGATGTCGCGAAGCTGAGCAAGAAGGAGCTGAAGGAGCAGCTTGTGGAGCAGGCGCAGGAGCTTTATGCGGAGAAAGAAAAGCTGTTCCCGTTTCCGGAGGAAATGCGTGAGCTGGAGCGCGTCATCATCCTGAAGGTAATCGACCGCAAGTGGATGGATCACATCGATGATATGGACCAGCTCCGTCAGGGTATCGGTCTGCAGGCTTACGGGCAGAAGGATCCGCTTGTGGAATATAAGATGAGCGGCTTTGAAATGTTTGATGAAATGACGGCGAACATCCAGCTCGATACGCTGCGTCTCCTGTTCCATGTCCGCGTGGAAGAGAAGGTGGAGCGCGAGGAAGTCGCAAAAGTGACCGGAACGAATAAGGACGATACGCTTGCGAGAGCGCCGCAGAAGCGCGCCGCGGAGAAGGTGTATCCGAACGACCCGTGTCCTTGCGGAAGCGGTAAGAAGTATAAACAGTGCTGCGGACGTAAAAAATAAAATGATGTTATAGAGGAAAAAGATAACGCCAGGTATCTTCGCAGGTATTCCCCCGGAAAGCTATGGGAAGTACAGAGGAGCCTGGCGCTTGCAGCTTTTTTGCTCATACGTGATAGCGTCTCACATGTCAGAGCGCCTGCGTAAGCGGGCTTACACAGCGCTCTGCCACGGAGACCGGGCTTTTAATGAAAATTTGTAGAAAGAAGGTGACAGAATGGTCGAATTAGATCAGTTCCGCTATACGCTTGGAACATACAAAAAACCATTACTGGAAGTGAGGGATTCACTTTGACCTCGCTAACAAAGAGAAGCGGATTGAAGAATTAGAGCGGAAAATGGAGGAGCCCGATTTCTGGGACGACCCGGAGAGCTCGCAGGAATCCATGAAGACCCTGAAGGCATTAAAGGACGATGTGGAGACGTATGCCGTTTTAAAGGAGCAGTACGAGGAAATTGAGACGCTGATCGAGATGGCATACGAGGAGAACGATGCGTCGCTGATTCTGGAGATCCAGGAGACGCTGGATTCCTTTATCGCGACGTTTGAGAATATCCGCATCCGCACGCTGCTGTCCGGGGAATATGATAAAAATGACGCTATCGTGACGCTTCACGCGGGCGCGGGCGGCACGGAATCCTGCGACTGGGCGGGTATGCTGTACCGCATGTATACGCGCTGGGCGGATAAAAAGGGCTACACCGTGGAGGTGCTGGATTATCTGGACGGCGAGGAAGCGGGCATCAAATCCGTCACCTTTGAGGTGCGCGGGGAAAATGCCTACGGTTACCTGAAATCCGAGAAGGGCGTGCACCGTCTGGTGCGGATTTCGCCGTTCAACGCGGCGGGCAAGCGGCAGACCTCGTTTGTATCCTGCGATGTGATGCCGGATATAGAGGAGGATTTGGATATCGAAATCCGCGAGGAGGATCTGCGCATCGATACCTACCGCTCCAGCGGCGCCGGCGGACAGCACATTAACAAGACCTCTTCGGCAGTCCGCATCACCCATCTGCCTACGAATATCGTGGTGCAGTGCCAGAATGAGCGCTCGCAGTTCCAGAATAAGGACAAGGCGATGCAGATGCTGAAAGCAAAGCTCTATCTTCTGAAGCAGCAGGAGAATGCGGAGAAGGTTTCCGGTATCCGCGGAGAGGTGAAGGAGATTGGCTGGGGCAACCAGATCCGCTCCTATGTCATGCAGCCGTACACGATGGTCAAGGACCACCGCACTAATGCGGAGACCGGCAATGTGGACAGCGTCATGGACGGAAATATTGACCTGTTCATCAATGCGTATCTGAAGTGGATCGCGCTTGGAACAAAACAGGAGGAAGCATAAATGGGAATTATCAGAACGGCATTTAGTACCATAAGGGGAACTGTAAATTCTGCGGTGAACGACCAGTTTCTGGAGGTCGTCGAGCCGGGAGAAATGGGCGAAGGAACCGTACTCACGAAAGGCGTGACGGTGCGGCGCGGAAGCAACCGCCGGGGAACGCCGGATACGATTTCCGACGGCTCCGTCATCCATGTTTATGACAATCAGTTCATGATTCTGACGGACGGCGGCAGAATCATTGATTACACAGCGGAGCCGGGGTACTATACAGTAAAAAATTCCTCGCTGCCGTCGATGTTCAACGGACAGTTTGACGATGCGCTGCAGGAATCCTTTGCGCGTCTGAGATACGGCGGCACGACGCCGGTCGCGCAGAAGGTGTTCTATATCAATCTGCAGGAAATCAAGGGCATCAAATTCGGCACCCGCAATGCGGTAAACTATTTTGACAGTTTTTACAACGCGGAGCTGTTTCTGCGCGCGCACGGCACCTATTCCATAAAAATCACCGACCCGCTGAAATTCTATGCGGAGGCGGTTCCGAGAAATGCCGTCCAGGTGCAGATTGAGGATATCAACGCCCAGTATCTGTCGGAATTTCTGGAGGCGCTGCAGACGGCGATCAACCGCATGTCGGCGGAGGGCGTCCGTATTTCCTATGTGTCCTCGAAAGCGTCCGAGCTTGGCAGATATATGGCGGACGTGCTCGACGATACCTGGACGAAAACGCGCGGGATGCAGAT
This is a stretch of genomic DNA from Marvinbryantia formatexigens DSM 14469. It encodes these proteins:
- a CDS encoding GNAT family N-acetyltransferase gives rise to the protein MKNSRKQWKGSSMLEIRTEKISEQRETENVVREAFWNVYTPGCVEPYLAHQMRGCAGFLPELDLVAAEDGKIIGQVMNVKSCISGDDGECFEVVTLGPIAVLPQYQKRGIGAGLIAEVKKLAGRMGCRAIILCGNPEYYAKQGFEPAERYGIRNAENMFADALQVYGLYEGALEGIAGKYFENEIYNVDADAAKKFDGSFLPKELLDNTPSQKAFLEIAGRCRPCEGK
- the hisA gene encoding phosphoribosylformimino-5-aminoimidazole carboxamide ribotide isomerase, yielding MRFRPCIDIHNGKVKQIVGGSLCDEGDRAEENFVSQADAAFYAEFYKKDNLRGGHIILLNPETSPYYDATREQALRALAAWRGGLQIGGGIRDDNAAFWLEHGASHVIVTSFVFRDGRLHYENLEKMMRAVGKEHLVLDLSCRKRDGQYYIVTDRWQKFTDVILTEQVLDDLSGYCDEFLIHAVDAEGKARGIETELAGLLGSWAKIPVTYAGGVGSFADIEALGRLGRGKIDVTIGSALDLFGGTMAYREVLAFLEATHG
- the hpf gene encoding ribosome hibernation-promoting factor, HPF/YfiA family → MRFTISGKNIEITEGLRTTVMDKLGKLERYFTPDTEIIVTMSVEKERQKIEVTIPVKGNIIRSEQVSNDMYVSIDLVEEVIERQLRKYKNKLIAKHQEGSNFRREFIEKEETVEPEEVNIIRTKHFGIKPMYPEDACIQMELLGHNFFVFCNAETEEVNVVYKRKGNTYGLIEPEF
- a CDS encoding AAA family ATPase, whose amino-acid sequence is MAKVNLPYGIDNFAKVRENNCYYIDKTGFIKELLDRTFDVNLITRPRRFGKTLMMSMLAEFFDIRKDTKKIFEGLEITKDTIFCEKWMNQWPVLFLTLKDVDGRTFRNAYGLLEQTISKLCIEHSYLETSPRADKTDKKVFLRLKNREADMTDVQCALDTLLRMLRAHYGKEVILLIDEYDVPLAKASDNDYYGDMLEVIRSLLGMTWKSDPNLKFAVITGCLWIAKESIFTGANNFISNSVSNKKYRDCFGFSEAEVTALLDAAELRDALPEMKKWYDGYNFGGKEIYCPWDVINHVDALLTDRTAKPENYWIDTSHNNIIRRFIDHPQINVNDKFETLLAGGVIQEPVREDLTYDIAHSTEDNLWSILYLTGYLTQVPPEKLPEGMQPEDGKVALRIPNEEVKSVFSGTIKKWFEEKIAAQDRTALFEAWWGGDAKKLTQEITDILFDTISYFDYKEDYYHAMVTGMFLGAGYAVKSNSEAGTGRADVIIKEQRRRRALVIEVKWSGKKENGNNLEKACADALEQIEKEQYKKNLELEGYKTVLCYGAAFRGKTCLIKVAD
- the secA gene encoding preprotein translocase subunit SecA encodes the protein MSVFTKLFGTHSEHELKRIKPLVDKVEALRPTMQALSDEQLRAKTDEYKKRLAEGETLDDLLPEAFATVREAAKRAIGLEPYRVQIIGGIILHQGRIAEMRTGEGKTLVSTLPAYLNALEGKGVHIVTVNDYLAHRDAEWMGKVHEFLGLTVGCVLNDMDNDERRKMYNCDITYITNNELGFDYLRDNMVIYKEQLVQRGLHYAIIDEVDSVLIDEARTPLIISGQSGKSTKLYEVADILARQLQRGEASGEVTKMSAIMGEEITETGDFIVNEKDKIVTLTQQGVEKVEKFFQIENFSDAENLEIQHNVDLALRANYLMFRDQDYVVKDDQVMIVDEFTGRIMPGRRYSDGLHQAIEAKEHVKVKRESKTLATITFQNFFNKYDKKAGMTGTALTEEKEFRDIYGMDVIEIPTNKPVARVDLEDAVYMTKKEKYNAVVNAIEEAHKKGQPVLVGTITIDISELLSGMLKKRGIPHKVLNAKFHELEAEIVADAGVHGAVTIATNMAGRGTDIKLDDISRELGGLKIIGTERHESRRIDNQLRGRSGRQGDPGESRFYISLEDDLMRLFGSERLMGVFRSLGVEENEQIEHKMLSSSIEKAQEKIEGNNYGIRKNLLEYDQVNNEQREIIYAERRRVLDGENMRDAITKMIKDVIGRTVDQVIGDHQDSSEWDVNELNSILLPTIPLKPLKPEDVAKLSKKELKEQLVEQAQELYAEKEKLFPFPEEMRELERVIILKVIDRKWMDHIDDMDQLRQGIGLQAYGQKDPLVEYKMSGFEMFDEMTANIQLDTLRLLFHVRVEEKVEREEVAKVTGTNKDDTLARAPQKRAAEKVYPNDPCPCGSGKKYKQCCGRKK
- the prfB gene encoding peptide chain release factor 2 (programmed frameshift), coding for MVELDQFRYTLGTYKKPLLEVRDSLDLANKEKRIEELERKMEEPDFWDDPESSQESMKTLKALKDDVETYAVLKEQYEEIETLIEMAYEENDASLILEIQETLDSFIATFENIRIRTLLSGEYDKNDAIVTLHAGAGGTESCDWAGMLYRMYTRWADKKGYTVEVLDYLDGEEAGIKSVTFEVRGENAYGYLKSEKGVHRLVRISPFNAAGKRQTSFVSCDVMPDIEEDLDIEIREEDLRIDTYRSSGAGGQHINKTSSAVRITHLPTNIVVQCQNERSQFQNKDKAMQMLKAKLYLLKQQENAEKVSGIRGEVKEIGWGNQIRSYVMQPYTMVKDHRTNAETGNVDSVMDGNIDLFINAYLKWIALGTKQEEA
- a CDS encoding SPFH domain-containing protein translates to MGIIRTAFSTIRGTVNSAVNDQFLEVVEPGEMGEGTVLTKGVTVRRGSNRRGTPDTISDGSVIHVYDNQFMILTDGGRIIDYTAEPGYYTVKNSSLPSMFNGQFDDALQESFARLRYGGTTPVAQKVFYINLQEIKGIKFGTRNAVNYFDSFYNAELFLRAHGTYSIKITDPLKFYAEAVPRNAVQVQIEDINAQYLSEFLEALQTAINRMSAEGVRISYVSSKASELGRYMADVLDDTWTKTRGMQIQSVGIASISYDEESQRLINMRNQGAMMGDPNIRQGYVQSAVAGGMQAAGSNPNGAAAGFMGMNMGMNAAGGFVGQASQANLQQMQQNAQAAGAGMQQAPQRSAWTCSCGAVNNGNFCSQCGRPAPSAGTWTCSCGAVNNGNFCSQCGKPRA